In Papaver somniferum cultivar HN1 chromosome 9, ASM357369v1, whole genome shotgun sequence, the genomic stretch GAAGACAGATAGCCTGAAGTAGATACCTTGAATAAGGGGTTAAGGTTGGCTTGGATGGCTCTTGAGAATTTTCCCATCAACTGTTCCGGTTTAATGTCTGATTCTTTCTTTAGTACAACAAATATAACCAATTGTTCAGGCCCACCATTTACTGGTGCAATGCTAATTGCAGCAGTCTCTAGCACACTCTCGGATGCTCGATCACATATACGTTCAATTTCAACTGAGCTTGTCTGCACATAAAGAAAAAGGTTGAAGCTCTTCCCATGTCGAATTCAAAACTGATGCTAATTTGGAGAAAGTTTGCTGCACCTTGACGCCACCAAGATTCATGGTGTCATCAGCTCTACCCTGAACTACAAAATACCCGTCAGCCGTTCTCTTAAGTATATCTCCATGCCTTCTGAGTTGCTGTCAGTATAAAATACCAAGAAATGTAAGATAGTACTATATTCCATACTAATGTATATGGTAAAATGATAATGACATAATGTACATCTGCCCATCTGCTTGTACATATAAACCCAGGAGAGTTCACAAATAGTAACTGCGTTCCCATCCATTACTTACTACTTAATTTACATCTTTGCCAAAATAAAACCTAAATGCAAGCTTTTAGGCATTGGTCCTAAGATTAGTACACAAATAACTGTTATCATGATTTGTCTCCGTAGCATAATGTAATTAACAAAATAGAAGTAAAATTTGAGTCCCAACCTGCTTAAGATGAAATGGGATTAGTTGCTTTCCCATTTTCGCCAAGGAAGCATTCTTAATAAGAAAGAAAGTCAAAATCTGAGACAAACAAAAGTGCGTACCATTCCATTGTGTTTAGGCATTCCTTTGACGTAAACTTTTTCAAAATCAGCATTAAGCAACCTATTAGTAGCTCCCATATAGAGAGAAAATAAACCGACCTCTCCAACACAAGGTTGATCACTTGGCTGTCATTACATGTTTATTGAAGTACTTCAGTTTATATACATATAAAAACCTTACGAGATAGAAACTTAAGAAATTAGGCAAAGAAATTCTCACATAAGCAACACCATGCTCATCAAGAATGACAAACCCTGTTGTCATTGATGCTGTGCTGAATGCTCCAAAAGATTGTGGCTGTAACAAGCTTCCTAGAATATATGAAGATGAAAGCTCGGTACCTCCACAACATTCAATGATGGGCTTGTAATAAGATCTCGAAGAAAGCCATAGATCATCATCTACATTTGAGGCTTCTCCAGTAGAGGCAAATAACctgttaattttttattttagaaaacaTACAATAGGCAATCATCTCCATCTGAGGATAAAAGTTATCCGACATGAAGGCTTAAAGTGATTGGATCTCATAAATAAGTTACGATCTACATCTATACATCTACACTATAGCTTTATAATGATACTTCTGGAAAATAACCTTGCTAGTATTAAATTCCCTGCTTCGTTAATAAATTAAAAGGAGACTTTATAAACATGCACAGTTTGTTCAATTTATAAACTAGTTATGAAACTGCTAACTAATGCTAAAAATTAAGCATGCATTGGGTGGCTTACAAACTTGTAATGTGGATCATAGATGCAGGAGATCATATTACGGTCTGCCTTCTTGGTTCTAGAAAGTGAGGTTAAAACATCAAACTTTACCTTATCTGTGTCCAGTCAAGACCATCCATACATTGGGTGTTCTTCCAAGCTTTTACGAGGCTCGGCACTGTACCTAAAATAGTCACACCTGCATCCTACAAACGTTTAATCAAACAAGAAAGAATATAGTATTAGTAATTCACCAGAAATCTCTACAGAAAAGTATAATTTCATCATTAATACATTATTGTTCTCACCTGAACAAATTTTCCGAAACCACGATCGAGAGGAGAGCCATGATAGAGAGCGAGAGTACTGCCATTGAGAAAGCAAGAATATAATAAAATAGGTCCCATAACCCAACCGAGATTTGTAGGCCAACAGAAGACATCTCCAATTTGGCAATCGCAGAATGCCCATGAATCCGCTGCAGCACGCATTGGAGAAAGTTGTGTCCACGGGATGGCTTTTGGATCTCCTGTTTAGAGATTCAAGCATGCTGAATAAATAACAGGCCATATAGGGGACATGAATAGATGTTAAGATGATAATATTTTGTACCTGTGGTTCCTGATGAAAAGAGAATATTCGTTACTGAATCGATAGGCTGGTAAACCGGAGAGTAATAGTTTGGACTGCAAAAAACAGGTTTCGGATCAATAGATTAAGCACCTGACTTGGAAAAAAAGAACTAAATTGAGGTAAACAGTCATATTAAATAAATATTATTGTTTCTAAGCAATACGGTATTCATTAGAAACTCTGCCGAAAAGAAAAGAACTCGTTCAGTAACTCATTTAGAAGCGTTAACAGTCTACGGATACCTCGAAAGGTGATCAACAGAGGAAAGGAAAATTTTCCACGACAAATCCTGCTCCCTTAATTGAACTCCTACATCCTTCCCCTTGGCAGGGATTACGATAGCTTTACATGAATCAGCTGCTACAACACGGCTGCAAGTAGCAAGGTAAATCAATGTTGAAATGAGTATATGTCTCCAAGGGATATGATGAGAAAAGAAGTAAATTTCTCCAGATTATGTTTGTTCTTTGATTTGATGTACATTACTATATCCAGGAGTCAGCGACCAACATGATGACAAGTTGTTGTATTCCCAAAATTTCAATAATACTGTTGTAAATACCAGGAGAAACATAGGTAAACATTACCTATAAAGAGGAAATTTTCTTCCTCCTCTTACAATAAAATCCTGGACAGAGGGTGAAAGCAAACATTATTTTGAAGATCCATGTAATAAAGATAAATGTACTATTCCTTGCTTTTTGACTGAGCATTTGCAAACAACTGAATGGGAAGTTGGCTTTCATGTCACCAAGATTTACAAGTTAACAGCTATTTTGGACaaccaaaaaatattttttttctccaaaTTCTTGAACTACT encodes the following:
- the LOC113309756 gene encoding probable acyl-activating enzyme 18, peroxisomal isoform X1; translated protein: MEKHYGSIYEVGVKEIIEVGGLCTEEAEAFHKQLKQAINGGARGRGGQGSNPTNYDIWFEIQAQQLLKPSHPHSLHQLIYYSVYSNLEKVSTNALPFYWFPSLLQARQTNLGRFMEAHGPKLLGNSYQDPITSYNLFHKFSVEHPEVYWSLALKELSIIFRQGPKCILDTTDKSKLGGIWLPGAVLNIAECCLLSVNHPRKDEDSVVVVWREEGADEFPVNHLTLKELRDKVMLVSNALEGMFSKGDAIAIDMPMTVTAVIIYLAIVLAGFIVVSIADSFAPKEIATRLRVSKAKGIFTQDFIVRGGRKFPLYSRVVAADSCKAIVIPAKGKDVGVQLREQDLSWKIFLSSVDHLSSPNYYSPVYQPIDSVTNILFSSGTTGDPKAIPWTQLSPMRAAADSWAFCDCQIGDVFCWPTNLGWVMGPILLYSCFLNGSTLALYHGSPLDRGFGKFVQDAGVTILGTVPSLVKAWKNTQCMDGLDWTQIRLFASTGEASNVDDDLWLSSRSYYKPIIECCGGTELSSSYILGSLLQPQSFGAFSTASMTTGFVILDEHGVAYPSDQPCVGEVGLFSLYMGATNRLLNADFEKVYVKGMPKHNGMQLRRHGDILKRTADGYFVVQGRADDTMNLGGVKTSSVEIERICDRASESVLETAAISIAPVNGGPEQLVIFVVLKKESDIKPEQLMGKFSRAIQANLNPLFKVKYVKIVKEFPRTATNKLLRRVLRDQIKHDPFISSRL
- the LOC113309756 gene encoding probable acyl-activating enzyme 18, peroxisomal isoform X2; translation: MLVSNALEGMFSKGDAIAIDMPMTVTAVIIYLAIVLAGFIVVSIADSFAPKEIATRLRVSKAKGIFTQDFIVRGGRKFPLYSRVVAADSCKAIVIPAKGKDVGVQLREQDLSWKIFLSSVDHLSSPNYYSPVYQPIDSVTNILFSSGTTGDPKAIPWTQLSPMRAAADSWAFCDCQIGDVFCWPTNLGWVMGPILLYSCFLNGSTLALYHGSPLDRGFGKFVQDAGVTILGTVPSLVKAWKNTQCMDGLDWTQIRLFASTGEASNVDDDLWLSSRSYYKPIIECCGGTELSSSYILGSLLQPQSFGAFSTASMTTGFVILDEHGVAYPSDQPCVGEVGLFSLYMGATNRLLNADFEKVYVKGMPKHNGMQLRRHGDILKRTADGYFVVQGRADDTMNLGGVKTSSVEIERICDRASESVLETAAISIAPVNGGPEQLVIFVVLKKESDIKPEQLMGKFSRAIQANLNPLFKVKYVKIVKEFPRTATNKLLRRVLRDQIKHDPFISSRL